In Brachypodium distachyon strain Bd21 chromosome 5, Brachypodium_distachyon_v3.0, whole genome shotgun sequence, the genomic window CAACTCATCTATGGCAATAAGGCGTTCTTCAAcctgaaaacaaaaggaatatGGTATATTAGAAGGGAAAGATAATCTCTGTAACAATTGTTGTTACTCCATGGGCAGTGTGAGAGGCCTGTTCACTTACCTGAAATCCAAGGTTTTGAGCAACTTCAATTATACTTCTTCTTGTGATTCCAGGAAGAATTGTTCCCGTTAATAGTGGAGTGGAAAGAACATTGTCCTGTCGAGAAAAACTGGTAACTCTTCGACTAAAATACAGCAATGACAAAATAATGCCAAAGAGTAGAACATGTGTACAGTTTGGAGTAATACTCCTACTTAGTAATAAACTGTTTTAGCTATAGCACGTTAATCAGTGAAGGTATTATGTATCTGAGTCTTGTTCAGTTCTTTCAATAGACTCCGGAAATGCTCGCAACATCATTGTCAGAGAAAACACGGATACTACACTAGAATTTGCTTTACACTGTTATTTTCCTGCAAGGACTTGCAAAGAAAAACTTAAATGGAACAAAGACCAGTCTACATACCTTTACCATAACTATATTACAGGAAGAAACTTCCTCCACAAACTTTTTATGCACGGGATCCAAGTAAAGAACATCAGAATGACCTTTGTCCTTGGCTCGTTTCTGAGCACTACAAACCTGAACGTGGGCACCAAACGCAAAGCATCAGGAACCACATAAACATACACCAATGTTCTCCCTGATCTTTATGTTACTGGAGAATAGTTGAACGTGGTTGTAATTTATCAAACAAAACCAGGGAGATGAAGACATGCATTTATATACATCAAATGTTGTGGAGGAAAGCTAACGCTAACTAGATTCCTAATTTAGCAGCACAACAGTAGTAGCATGTAAGTTGAGGATAACTGTAACAAAAATATTGGAAGTGAACTCATACTCAGAGAACAATTGGGCAAAGATGTATGTGCATATACTTATTGTAGAGAAAGGTGCATTACTGAAGCATAATTTCCAATTGTCTTTATATCACCAGTTCCACCGGGTGCAGCACGGTGATATTCTTCCTCGGTCAACAAGCTAATTGGAGATAGGCCACCCTGAAAGTAAATACATACAACATCAAAATCTTACAGATGTAACCATAAAATGTAAACAGGAtacatggaaaacaaaacaagcaaaattCACCAACCTTAAAATAGTGACCAACTGGGCAAACAAAGACGACAAATGTATACTGCGGGGAAGGTGCAACACCCAGGATAGCCCCACTTCCAATCAGCAGCGGTCTGATATACAAAGAACCTTTGCCAGTGGGAGGTACCTGCAATGGAGCACATAACTCATGAGAAAAGAGATGCATCACCACTGTTCAAGAGGAGATGTACTTACCCAACGCTTGTTTGCCAATATGGTTTGCTTGACACCTGATAAGAACTGCTCTACACTTGGTGCAGGCATGCATAACCTGTCTGCACCTATCCTCATCCGCAATGCATTTTCCTCAGGGCGAAAAAGCAGGACTGATCCATCATGTTGTCTATGTGCTCGAAGACCTTCGAGCAATCCCTGCAATTTTACAAGCATTTTATTGCATATCAAACACAATGGACAAAAAAGAACAACCTACATATCTGAAATCAATAAGGCTATTTTTATATAGCACTGTTCATCAATCATACATGTGATTCTTCAAGGCACAGCAGGAGCTAGACAAACCTGGCCATAATTTAACACTGCAGCAGCTGGGTTCAGCTCAATTGGCCCGTATGGAACCAATTCACCCTTGGTGAACACCCCGTCTGACGAACTTTTCATTATGTACATAAAGTCTGTCGGGACCAGTTGAAATCCAAGAGTCTCCCAGTTGAAGTCGACTAGATCTGGGGTTCCTGTGCTGGAACAGCAGATCACATGAACAAACAATAATTTAGTGAAAGAGTAAAATGCCCATGATGGAACAGCCAGCGGCCAGCGGGGACCAATGTTTAGCAGCTACCAAATGTAAATGCATAGTAATCCTGTGGTAGTACTACATcgatttttttcccctttaTTTATCTCTTTTGTAGTGCTACGGTTAGTCTCTTTCCGTTCACCAGCACATCAATTTTGCACATAAGTAGCAACGCTAGAGTGTCAATCAATCGTCCTTCTTTATATACAATCTCAAAATTTTCAATCACGTTCTTAACTTCTTATTCGACAAGTAACAGCAGGCGGGCCTAGTGGCGTATCATAAAACGAAAAGTGAAAACGCGCCAGCGCAGGGCACCGGCTCAAGGTGTCAATACTTGTATGCTGCCGTCATCAGCGTTGACCACCGGCTCCTTCTCGCGGTAGGGCCTCGTCCGGAGACGGCGATCGCGCTGCAGGTCAACTGCTTCTTCCGAATCTGCAGGACAGCACCATTCAGTTTGCGATGTTACCACATCCATGCAAGACAGCACCAATCAGTTTGAGATGGCACGCGTTGCTACCGTACACACATGAAAATCCGTATGAAGTCGTGGTACTTACGGGGCGTGAGGCAGGGCGCGGATGCGGCGTGGGGGAAGAGGTCGCCGTGCCGCGCGGGTGATCGGGAGAGGGGAACGACGGGAAGGAGCGGGGGCGGAGCTCCATTTGTACTCAGTCGAGCTCGCACCGGGGCGTAGGTGGGGGTAGGTGGGGGAGACCGGGAGGCGAGGAGTAGTGGGTggcgggctggcggcggcggaacgcATGAGCGGCGAAAGTGCCGGCGGGTCGTTGCCATTGGCTCGCCGGTTGGCGTTGCTGTCAGGAGTTTCCGAAGGGTGGGATCGCGACGGGCGACGGCTGCGTGGGCCGCTGTGCGCGTGGGCCGCGGTACCGGGGCGTGGAAGTGGAAGAAGCCTGCGGCGGCGATCGTTGTTTCGACCGAGACGTTCTGATAAGCGGGACTTTGGGCTCGCACCGAATTGCAACAACATGGAAGCTCTCGTTTTTACCGAAAGACGTCGAAGCTCAATGTGTTGATGGGTACAATGGAGGCTTCTGGGCTGGTCGTGGCCCATGTCACGTTGCATTGGGCCGGGGTCCAGTTTTTATCGAAAGTAAAGTTTGCTTCACGCAACGACGGCAGAATTGAATTGGAAtgttcccctcaaaaaaaaaattgaattggAATGGCGAGGTATGGACGTCATTTGCCTTGCGCTGTTGCGCTGAAGCACAACGGTTAAAGTACGCAGACCATCACGTAGAAGGTATTTGTATCATGTAACAACCGTTTTTTCAATTTTATCGCAAAACAATTAACATTCAGACAAGTACTTTTTGACACATTACATCTATTGCGTCTTGAACGACGCTTGATGGCATGGAAATGCCACCATACTCCAATTAGATAGGTTTACCACTACCTTATATTTGCAAAATTCTAAGAAATTTTTATGTATCTATTTCTGAGAGTAAAAGATTTATCTAATCGCTTTGGTGTACTTGGTGGCTGAACAAACAATGAGAAATTATCCTTGTTCATCCTAGGCCATCGTCAAACCCTATGTGTAGAGATATCTGACCTTCCACCAGTTTGATCTCTTATGGTGGCATGTACGTGCTACACGGCATGAAACATTCCTATTCTCATTTCTAAGATAAAAAGTTTTCCACGATTAGTCAAAACATATAATATAAAGATGTCTTTACTTACTTGTATCTGCTTTTGACATTGAATCGGTGGGTCGGTTTCATTTTCAATAAAATGGAGCCGGGGAAGAATTCCTGATTTTCTAGACATTTCTTTACTTCAATGTATGAAAATGCATTCctcgtaaaaaaaattgtatgaaAACACAGTGCCCTTTGTTTGATTGTGCCAAAATTTTACGATGGCGGGAGTAAGAGTTGTTAGTGGCTACCTTACCAACTAATATTACAAAAAAACACACATAAAAATGCACCTCTTAATTTTAGGGTGCATTGTATCACCAATGTACTATACCTTAATGTACACAATGGTTCGAACTGATGTTGAGAACTTATGTTTCTTCGACTAAGTCCATCCTCCAACCCCGTAATCCGACACACCATCCACTTGTTCAATCGATTCTTCAGCTGTGCAGTGATCgttgttttttttactccaTGCTTTCAGTCTTTGCTTCCAAATGGCATATTCCGGAGCAAGGTGGGTTACGTTCTattaattaaaataaaaaatacagATAAAATTTGACCCAATGGTACATATTAAAAGCACTAGATCCCTCTGTAATAAAAATGGTCACTCCTGAATTATGTAGGGTTGTTAGGTCACCAGACATTCACCGAGTGAAACTAATATATAAACAtattacaaaaataataatattgtgTTGTACAAATATGGCATATATGGTTGGGGTAGGGGACCGGTGCCCCCCAGGCTAGGGGGGGGGGCATACATCCCGATGCAAAAACAGTATATGTAAATGTTACAAAAATACGAaattcaaaagaaaacaagtttTCATGGTTCTGGTAGGAGGATCATGCCCCACCTTCAATCTCTACTACTTATAAAGGCaccaacattttcttttctagaacTACCCCAAAAAACGTACGCAAACTATTCCCATCTCACAATTACCAAACAATTAGGCCCTCTAACAACTAACATTTAGTCTGCTAAtttttggttgtgtgcatTTAGCAATTAATTTCCATCCGACGCACTCTGCCACCGGACATGGCTCTTTCCAACCCAACTCTTCCTATGCACGCACGTACCCAGCTAACCAATCAAGCCAAACTCTCCACTGCCTTCCTTTCTTCCCTTCCAGCGCCCGACCGCTCTCGccgacggccgccgcccgacGGCGCGCTCATGCGACCGCCACCGGCCGCTGCCGCAAACGTCACCCTCGCCTGTAGCCACATCCCTTCGCGCGCCTCCGCCATCAACTCGACCACCTGCCGCTGCCCTCTCGCCGTCTAGCTGGCCCGCCACCACCCTCACTGCTCTCGCGTCGCGCACGTGCAGTCCTTGGGCGCCCGCCAACCACCACCCGACACCGGGCCCTCACGCGCCCACCTTCAAGAgcccgccgcagccgccctTGCGCCCCGCATCTTCTGCAAACTCCTCtatcgccgccgcccttgcaCCCCGCATCTCCCGCCAACTCCTCAAGCCCCGCAATCGGGACACGCGAGGTGCCCTGCACGTTGAGGCACCACCGTCCCTTTGAGTTGTCATCGTCTTTGCTCTCGCACGAATCGCCGCTGACGCGGCCGGAGCATCCGTCACCCCGTCCAGTCCCCTGGAAGTGAGCTTCTTGATCCGACTACAATAGAAAGCTCTTGGAGTTGTGTGAAGCTCCTGTTTTTGATCGGTCTATGCTTGAAAGATTAACAATTGTGTTCACATTTATCAAATATGACGACAATTCTCAGAATTTTGATTGCATTGATTGATTATGTGATTCTTTGTATATCATAAATGATTTAGTTGTCTCCATGCCATGGATAGTTTATTCAACCCTCTCTCAATTTCTTTGCAGTTAGTTAGTCCCtttgatccataaaaagtgtcgcttCCTTAGTACAAAAATTTGTTagtccataaaaagtgtcgcctccttagtacaaaatttgtactaaccgAGTACAAAATGGACGACAGTTTTTAtagatcagagggagtaatattttccTTTGATTTTGTTGAGTACCAAATAGCTTAGTGCTAAGTTGTGGATGCTGgtactggtaaaaaaaatgtggatgCTGGATCGGAATCGTGTCTTGTAATACTATGCTTCGttgattttgaatttcagCAATAAATTTCTTTGCCGACATTCATCtgtcttttatttctttgctAAATATTATTGTGTTTGTAGATTTTATCTGAGACATCATGCGTGGGTCATGTGTTACACGCGCAAGCTACATCGTTACAATGACAACTATTCAAGTGGTTCAATGACAAAGAAAGTTGATAAAAAACAACTTGAAGAAAGATGAGATTCAAAAGAGATGTTTAATCTTTCTTTGTGACACGCGTGCACGTGCAAACTTACTAGTACTTGTTAAACTTATCTGGCAAGTATATTAAGGTACATCGAGGTACATGACATGTACATCGTCCATTTTAAGTACCTTATCAATTTATAGATGGCAGAAAGTAGTCAATTTTAAGTACAGCCAATACATTAACAAGTACTAATTGACTTCTCAATCATTGTCCTAATGGCGAGACGAGAGAGATAAGTATTAAGGTGAGAGAGATAAGGAAGAGGTGAGAGAGATAAGTGTCAGAGAGGTGAGAGACATAAAGGTGTCAGACGAGACATGGTAGGAACCACTTTTGGCTCTATCTACCAATCACACGCATGGCAGTGAGATTAAAAATAAAGGATAGACATATGTGCGGTCAGAACGGTGGGTGTAGATACCGCTATGGGTACCGGGAGGTTTGGCACGAGAGCTTGCTGAGGTATTGGCCCCAAACTAGGATGCTTGTATTTTTGTGGGGTTTCCCTTTCTAGGCTTAGACTTAGACCATGCTGTGGTAGAAAAGCAAGCAAGCCCATTACAGGGGTTTAGTGCAAAGTGAAGATGTGGAAGCCCTTATAGGTCCACGGATTACCCTTTTAGACTTACACCATCGTAGGATTTTACTGCAAAGTAATTTCCCTTTCTAGCCCTCCCTTGGCGGGGCCAAGGACTGAAAGAACAAGTAGGATAAGGTTCCGGTCTCTCTTCCTAATCCATTCTTGCATAATTTAAGTCACCTGAATGCATGAGTGGCCATTTTCGGAAATAACCTAGACCAGTGGCAGACCCAGGATAATTTTAAAGGTGTGGCGGattttacagaaaaaaaatcgcaTGCAATACAACTATGCAAAACCTCATTGAAATACTAGACATatattacttttttttcaacaAGTATAGTAAAATCCAAAAGTAAGATATTGGAGTTCAAAATACCTCAATAGATGAAACTGACATGGATGACCGATCACCAACTCATAAACTATATTAATTAGAGAAACTTAGGAATAATCTCCAAAACATTGAaaccatacaaaaaaaatatgaattagTAACTACAAGTGTCATATGTATGATAGAATGATAGAAAACACATTATGCAAGTAAGATATTAGAACCAAAATATCCATAATAATGAATCTTTATTTGCATTTAGTATACCGCGACAATGGTATTCTTCTACCTTCTGAAATTCTTTCTTCAGTTCAGCAAAATCAAGTCCTTTGAATAACCCTCGCTTGTGCTACCATCAGTGTCAAAGAAACTCTTTATATCTGAATAAAAAGACATGGATAATCAGTTTCTGCAATTTGAGTTCTAAAGTttcgatttttatttttgaagacACCTCTGCTCTGCATCCTCCTCGCTGATCGCCTGACCGCAGGCGCAGCGCCCGTCGGCGTGGCCGACCGCCCATCGGTGCCGTCAACCCGACGTTCTGCTGCTGTGCCGCCCCGCCGCGCTGCGCTGGCGGTGGCGTTCTCTCTTATGTGTCTCCGGCAGTTTGGTCTTCTGGTAGTCTGGTGCGCGTGTGTTTGTTGGATTGttgcgccgcggcggcagaaGATGGGAGCCTCTCGAGTctcaagaaagaagaagggggtCAAGTTGAACAAACGCACGAAATCGGGAATGACCTGGTGCCTGGCGGCGACCACTGTCGATCAAATTCACGAGCAGTTGCGCGAGGCCAGGGTGTAGACCGTGTCGATGCTAGGCTGGGTGGGCTGAGGTGAGGACAGTATACCTATATTGGGCTGATGGGCCAAAAATTAGGTGTGACACGGGCGTTACCATGCCACACCGGTAGTTCCGCCCCTGGTTCGATCTACACTGAACCTGGTCTCAATGGTTGCCTATATAGCGAGGGTGATGTGCTCGGCGATATTGAACGAAAGAGTACATATAGGTACTACAATGTCGAACT contains:
- the LOC100829265 gene encoding branched-chain amino acid aminotransferase 2, chloroplastic isoform X1, whose translation is MELRPRSFPSFPSPDHPRGTATSSPTPHPRPASRPIRKKQLTCSAIAVSGRGPTARRSRWSTLMTAAYNTGTPDLVDFNWETLGFQLVPTDFMYIMKSSSDGVFTKGELVPYGPIELNPAAAVLNYGQGLLEGLRAHRQHDGSVLLFRPEENALRMRIGADRLCMPAPSVEQFLSGVKQTILANKRWVPPTGKGSLYIRPLLIGSGAILGVAPSPQYTFVVFVCPVGHYFKGGLSPISLLTEEEYHRAAPGGTGDIKTIGNYASVCSAQKRAKDKGHSDVLYLDPVHKKFVEEVSSCNIVMVKDNVLSTPLLTGTILPGITRRSIIEVAQNLGFQVEERLIAIDELLDADEVFCTGTAVVLSPVGCIEYQGRRVEYGNGKVGVVSQQLYSALTAIQKGFAEDSMGWNVQLN
- the LOC100829265 gene encoding branched-chain-amino-acid aminotransferase 5, chloroplastic isoform X2 is translated as MYIMKSSSDGVFTKGELVPYGPIELNPAAAVLNYGQGLLEGLRAHRQHDGSVLLFRPEENALRMRIGADRLCMPAPSVEQFLSGVKQTILANKRWVPPTGKGSLYIRPLLIGSGAILGVAPSPQYTFVVFVCPVGHYFKGGLSPISLLTEEEYHRAAPGGTGDIKTIGNYASVCSAQKRAKDKGHSDVLYLDPVHKKFVEEVSSCNIVMVKDNVLSTPLLTGTILPGITRRSIIEVAQNLGFQVEERLIAIDELLDADEVFCTGTAVVLSPVGCIEYQGRRVEYGNGKVGVVSQQLYSALTAIQKGFAEDSMGWNVQLN